From the genome of Nasonia vitripennis strain AsymCx chromosome 1, Nvit_psr_1.1, whole genome shotgun sequence, one region includes:
- the LOC100118223 gene encoding probable salivary secreted peptide, with translation MKRNVKMASQHFLALALFATLAVTLAASLPNDVIAGSRIPGDRLIQREEVKKDANWVGMKVTITKTFEGDKYSKISQLRALDQHSNGHGATAKIIAGGVGFSYVTIKFESERFRGIDFVVELYGK, from the exons ATGAAACG AAACGTAAAAATGGCATCTCAGCACTTCCTCGCCCTGGCTCTCTTCGCCACCCTGGCTGTCACTCTTGCCGCCAGTCTTCCCAACGACGTGATCGCCGGTTCTCGCATCCCTGGCGATCGTCTCATCCAACGTGAGGAGGTCAAGAAAGACGCAAATTGGGTAGGAATGAAGGTCACCATCACCAAGACCTTCGAGGGTGACAAGTACTCGAAAATCTCGCAGCTCCGTGCCCTCGACCAGCACAGCAACGGACACGGCGCTACCGCTAAGATCATTGCTGGAGGTGTTGGCTTCTCTTACGTCACCATCAAATTCGAGAGCGAGAGGTTCCGCGGCATTGACTTCGTCGTCGAGCTTTACGGAAAATAG
- the LOC107981701 gene encoding probable salivary secreted peptide translates to MALQRILFFTIFATLAVSAQSESTVARQNDLVIGRRVEGDYLLNRSFIKKDASWIGKVVTFTKTFTGDGVSTITQVKALEQHENGASAKVIAGGVDYLYVTLRLESERYRHIDFVVEIYGKKASTE, encoded by the coding sequence ATGGCATTACAACGTATCCTTTTCTTCACTATCTTCGCCACCTTAGCGGTCAGTGCACAATCAGAGTCAACAGTGGCAAGACAGAACGACTTGGTCATCGGTAGACGAGTCGAAGGCGACTACCTTCTCAATCgcagttttattaaaaaggaTGCTAGTTGGATAGGAAAGGTCGTGACATTCACAAAGACATTCACTGGAGATGGCGTCTCCACGATCACACAAGTCAAAGCTCTTGAGCAACACGAAAATGGAGCTAGTGCAAAAGTTATCGCAGGTGGAGTCGACTACCTTTACGTTACTTTGAGACTAGAGAGCGAGAGGTATCGTCACATTGACTTCGTTGTTGAAATTTACGGGAAAAAGGCATCGACTGAATAA
- the LOC100117346 gene encoding probable salivary secreted peptide, producing the protein MTSQYVFILAVFATLAVTFANNDLIIGDHVAGDRLLQLEHIEKDAAWWGEKGSITRTFEGDTFAKITMVRALDKHDNGHGATAEIIAGGVGHSYVTIKFVSERLRGIDFIVEIYGK; encoded by the coding sequence ATGACATCCCAATATGTCTTCATTCTGGCCGTCTTCGCCACCTTGGCTGTAACTTTCGCCAACAATGACTTGATCATCGGTGATCATGTCGCTGGTGATCGCCTTCTTCAGCTGGAACACATCGAGAAAGACGCCGCTTGGTGGGGCGAGAAAGGTTCGATTACAAGGACTTTTGAGGGTGACACGTTCGCTAAAATCACGATGGTCCGCGCCCTTGACAAGCACGACAACGGACACGGCGCCACAGCCGAGATCATCGCTGGTGGAGTTGGCCACTCTTACGTCACTATCAAGTTCGTCAGTGAAAGATTACGCGGCATCGACTTCATCGTCGAAATTTACGGAAAATAG